The Mauremys mutica isolate MM-2020 ecotype Southern chromosome 1, ASM2049712v1, whole genome shotgun sequence genome has a segment encoding these proteins:
- the FILIP1L gene encoding filamin A-interacting protein 1-like, with product MHKRLKKLIDQETAYQAKKEKENNKKITKLKEELTKLKSFALMVVDEQQRLTEQLNQQSQKIQELITTAEQVHEKLTIAEAKAEEEKQKAIRLEAELQVQTNKISQEQETMMAKLTNEDSQNRQLRIKLTALTRQIDELEETNKSLRKAEEELQDIREKINKGECGNSTLMSEVEELRKRVLEMEGKDEELIKIEDQCRELNKKLEKEAAQNKNFKAEVDKLNKRIMELEKLEDAFNRSKQECYALKCNLEKEKMLTKQLSQELEGLKARIGELEATEIKLEKTEFTLKEDLTKLKTLTVMLVDERKTMSEKIKQTEEKLQSATSQLQVEQKKVMSVTEKLIEESKKALKSKSDAEEKMSSVTKERDELKNKLKAEEEKGNDLFSKVNILRKRLQSLEATEKEFLKNKLKETTKSSTSLQQENNKIKELAQEVERLKNKLKEMKAIEDDLMKTEDEFESLERRYINERDKAKFLSEELEGVKMELAKYKLVEKAESNQEQWLFKKLKEEEAKSGHLSREVDALKEKIHEYMATEDLICHLRGDHMVLQKKLTQQEKKNRELGREIDSLTKELERYRRFSKSLRPSLNGRRISDLQVFSKEVQTDPADNEPPDYKSLVPLERAVINGQLYEESDNEDENNDEEQTVSFKCNSSIANAVNKKLWIPWMKSKESHSQNGKIHDKQNGNCAQPRDLVLSHTPGQPLHIKVTPDHGQNTATLEITSPTTDSPHSYTSTAVIPNCGTPKQRITIIQNTSLTPLKSKIADGYMSPEQAMPPITLATFARSQTPESCGSITPERTMSPLALTGSSSSPEQMLSPEPLEIGAKHTLFRVSPDRQSSWHFQRSNSTGSSVITTEDNKIHIHLGSPYVQALANSAKPCTPVQDNRTPALTNGTPSKPTSKITSSITITPTATPLPRQSQITVSNVYN from the exons ATGCATAAAAG ATTGAAAAAGCTGATTGACCAAGAAACAGCGTATCAggcaaaaaaagagaaggaaaacaaCAAGAAAATAACGAAATTGAAAGAAGAACTGACAAAACTGAAATCATTTGCTTTAATGGTGGTGGATGAACAGCAAAGACTTACAGAACAGTTGAACCAACAAAGTCAAAAAATCCAAGAGCTCATCACTACTGCAGAGCAAGTACACGAGAAACTCACCATTGCGGAAGCAAAAGCAGAAGAAGAGAAGCAGAAAGCTATCAGGCTGGAAGCAGAATTGCAAGTGCAAACCAATAAGATTTCCCAAGAACAAGAAACAATGATGGCCAAACTAACCAATGAGGACAGCCAGAATCGCCAGCTCCGGATAAAATTAACAGCACTCACGCGACAAATTGATGAATTAGAGGAGACTAATAAATCTTTACGAAAAGCAGAGGAAGAACTACAAGAcataagggaaaaaataaataaaggagaaTGTGGAAATTCCACCCTTATGTCTGAAGTAGAAGAATTACGGAAACGTGTCCTGGAAATGGAAGGTAAAGATGAAGAGCTCATAAAAATAGAAGATCAGTGTAGAGAGCTtaataaaaaattagaaaaagaagCAGCACAAAACAAGAACTTTAAAGCAGAAGTTGACAAACTCAACAAAAGAATTATGGAGCTGGAGAAATTAGAAGATGCTTTCAATAGGAGCAAACAAGAATGTTATGCTCTGAAATGCAatcttgaaaaagaaaaaatgttaacaAAGCAATTGTCTCAGGAGTTGGAAGGCTTAAAAGCTAGAATTGGAGAGCTTGAAGCCACTGAAATCAAGTTAGAAAAAACAGAATTCACACTCAAGGAAGATTTAACTAAACTGAAAACATTAACGGTCATGCTTGTGGATGAAAGAAAGACAATGAgtgaaaaaataaagcaaacagaagaaaagttACAATCTGCAACTTCCCAGCTTCAGGTGGAGCAAAAGAAAGTGATGTCAGTTACAGAAAAACTAATTGAGGAAAGTAAAAAGGCACTGAAATCAAAATCTGATGCAGAGGAAAAAATGTCCAGTGTAACAAAGGAACGAGATGAACTGAAAAACAAACTTAaagcagaggaagagaaaggaaatgATCTCTTTTCCAAGGTAAATATTCTAAGGAAAAGGCTTCAGTCACTAGAAGCCACTGAAAAAGagtttcttaaaaataaactcAAAGAGACAACTAAATCAAGCACATCCTTACAGCAGGAGAACAACAAGATTAAAGAACTTGCTCAAGAAGTTGAGAGGCTGAAAAATAAGCTGAAAGAAATGAAGGCCATAGAGGATGATCTCATGAAAACTGAAGATGAGTTTGAGTCTCTAGAGCGAAGATACATCAATGAACGAGACAAAGCTAAATTTCTATCAGAAGAACTGGAGGGTGTGAAAATGGAACTGGCTAAGTATAAATTAGTAGAGAAGGCCGAGTCCAACCAAGAACAGTGGCTTTTCAAAAAACTTAAAGAAGAAGAAGCAAAGTCAGGGCACCTGTCTAGAGAGGTAGATGCATTGAAAGAGAAAATTCACGAGTACATGGCAACAGAAGACCTAATATGTCATCTACGGGGTGATCATATGGTCCTACAGAAGAAACTCACGcagcaagaaaagaaaaacagggaGTTAGGAAGAGAAATTGATAGCCTTACCAAAGAATTAGAGAGATACAGACGTTTCAGTAAGAGCCTTAGACCGAGTCTTAATGGAAGGAGAATTTCTGACTTGCAGGTTTTCTCTAAAGAAGTCCAGACAGATCCAGCAGACAATGAACCACCTGATTACAAGAGCCTTGTTCCTTTAGAACGAGCAGTCATAAATGGGCAATTGTACGAAGAGAGTGATAATGAAGACGAAAACAATGATGAGGAGCAAACAGTGTCTTTCAAATGCAATTCATCCATTGCAAATGCAGTAAACAAAAAGCTATGGATCCCATGGATGAAGTCCAAAGAAAGCCATTCTCAAAATGGAAAAATTCATGACAAACAGAATGGAAATTGTGCACAGCCACGAGACTTAGTTCTAAGTCATACACCTGGTCAACCTCTTCATATAAAGGTTACACCAGACCATGGACAAAACACAGCTACCCTTGAAATAACAAGCCCTACTACAGACAGTCCTCACTCTTACACTAGTACAGCAGTTATACCCAACTGTGGCACACCAAAGCAAAGAATAACCATTATTCAAAATACTTCTTTAACGCCTTTAAAATCAAAAATAGCTGACGGTTACATGAGTCCAGAGCAAGCCATGCCACCTATCACATTGGCTACTTTTGCAAGATCTCAAACTCCTGAATCATGTGGCTCAATAACTCCAGAAAGGACAATGTCTCCGTTGGCTCTGACAGGTTCTTCAAGTTCTCCAGAACAAATGCTTTCTCCAGAGCCTTTGGAAATAGGTGCCAAGCATACTCTTTTTAGAGTATCCCCAGACAGGCAATCATCATGGCACTTTCAAAGATCTAACAGCACTGGTTCAAGTGTAATAACTACTGAGGATAATAAAATCCATATTCATTTAGGAAGTCCTTATGTTCAGGCTCTTGCTAATTCAGCAAAACCTTGTACTCCAGTTCAGGATAACAGAACTCCAGCACTAACTAATGGAACACCCAGTAAGCCTACTAGTAAAATCACAAGCAGTATCACAATCACACCAACAGCCACTCCTCTCCCACGGCAATCACAAATTACAGTAAGTAATGTCTATAACTGA